The following proteins come from a genomic window of Rutidosis leptorrhynchoides isolate AG116_Rl617_1_P2 chromosome 10, CSIRO_AGI_Rlap_v1, whole genome shotgun sequence:
- the LOC139870418 gene encoding secreted RxLR effector protein 161-like yields MSGCPQTLKEKQKMKNVPYTSAVGSLMYAMMCTRPDICFAVSMVSRYQSNPGLTHWKAVKRILRYLKGTSHYSLCYEGNDLQMRGILMLIGEEIWMKENPHLAFFFLLNKGAISWSSKKQSCIALSTWKLDMWNFQLLYKKLCGLIVFK; encoded by the coding sequence ATGAGCGGGTGTCCACAAACTCTAAAAGagaaacagaaaatgaaaaatgttCCTTATACTAGTGCGGTTGGAAGTCTCATGTATGCTATGATGTGTACGAGACCGGATATCTGCTTTGCTGTTAGCATGGTAAGCCGATACCAATCTAATCCAGGTTTAACCCATTGGAAAGCCGTGAAACGGATACTTAGGTATCTTAAGGGTACTAGTCATTACTCTTTGTGCTACGAAGGAAATGATCTGCAAATGAGAGGTATACTGATGCTGATTGGGGAAGAGATATGGATGAAAGAAAATCCACATCTGGCTTTTTTTTTTCTGCTAAACAAAGGTGCTATATCTTGGAGTAGCAAGAAACAATCATGTATAGCATTGTCTACATGGAAGCTGGATATGTGGAATTTTCAGCTGCTGTACAAGAAGCTGTGTGGCTTAATCGTGTTTAAGTAG
- the LOC139870419 gene encoding uncharacterized protein: protein MANFENDGWEYLLDIDDSDLTQFVSVTKSIETILVPTQSPPFPRKLQSPKHNRKKQKQPISPPRPVLHGSGSNKKNNITYRIPEPAGIFQDVYELRNNENNVVDDMCTQDFVREIINKPGVDDSFTLDRWLRAMEFAYMYGGRSDIASILRQHRFLPADQVIGVVKTSVKNSVGDLSITLKDTTGTIRGTVHNKIIDGVQGEYEGVKGIRDEAVLKY, encoded by the exons ATGGCCAATTTTGAAAATGATGGATGGGAATACCTACTTGATATCGATGATTCCGACCTCACTCAATTTGTATCAGTTACAAAATCCATTGAAACCATTTTGGTGCCGACTCAGTCGCCACCATTCCCCCGAAAGTTACAGTCCCCCAAACATAACCGTAAAAAACAAAAGCAACCTATTTCACCACCACGACCTGTTTTGCACGGTTCTGGGTCTAACAAAAAGAACAATATAACGTACCGAATCCCTGAACCCGCTGGTATTTTCCAAGATGTGTATGAACTTCGAAATAACGAGAATAACGTTGTGGATGACATGTGTACGCAAGATTTTGTAAGGGAAATAATAAACAAACCTGGAGTGGATGATTCGTTTACACTGGATCGGTGGCTACGCGCGATGGAGTTTGCATATATGTATGGAG GTAGATCTGACATAGCAAGCATTCTGAGGCAGCATAGGTTTTTACCAGCTGATCAAGTTATTGGTGTTGTTAAGACTAGTGTTAAAAATAGTGTCGGTGATCTGTCTATAACGCTGAAA GACACTACGGGTACTATTCGAGGAACAGTTCATAACAAGATCATTGATGGTGTTCAAGGTGAGTATGAAGGTGTCAAAGGCATACGCGATGAAGCTGTTTTG AAATATTAG